CTTTTGACATTCACCTGCCAGTTCGTGTAGAGGACACCCTAACGTATGGTTAATATTATCCATTTCATGAGTAAAATACTGTGATTCAAAAATACTTCAAATCCCTTGAGACAATACTTCTCACTTGACTAACCACTAACCAACcccgaaaccctaactcaaCTCCGAACCCTAACACCTAACGGCATAACCACTCCGTTTTGCCAGCCAGATGGAGGAACTGgctgggagggagagagggcaGCGGTCCAGGGTTGAAAACGACGGGCGAGCGCAGTAACATGTGGAGGAGGAAGTGCCACGTATTCGTTCACCGCTATTGGGCAGCGACACACAACACGCCCAATAAGATTTTCGCACGGTAGAAGGGCGCCATGTATTCAATAATGTTATTGGTCCTCCATGTGCAGAAGGGCGCGTATGGAATAACAAGTAGGGACACTGCAACTAATCTACTCTGCTCGTCCAGTCCCTAGCCTATAAATAGATGCCATGCTAGCTCTTGTTGTGCTCACAGTTAATCCGATTACACACGAGCTTCTCTCCCTGGCCAAGACACAATCATAGTATGATGAAGAACATGGCACTAGCCGGCAATGGTATGAAGAAGTTAATCCTCGCTGTTCTCTTACTGTGTCTAGTTATAGGGCAGATACAAGTGGAAGCTAAGAGCTGCTGCCCATCCACCACTGCAAGAAATGTCTACAATACCTGCCGTTTGACGGGTGCATCCCGTCCAACGTGTGCAAAACTGTCAGGCTGCCAAATTATCAGCGGGAACAAATGCAAGCCCCCTAACGACCACCTCACCCTTGACCCGGACACTGgtaaataataaatttatctCACTTGATTTCTTTGTGTTTTGAGTCGTTAATGTATTTTCCATCTGATGAAACGCATTGGTTTTGCATTGAAGAGGAAGTTAATGTGCTTAACTTCTGCAAGTTGGGGTGTGCGTCGTCTGTGTGCAACAACATCAACGCTGGTAAGCACCTTTTGCTCAGACAGAGAAAACAATAATCATTAATTAGCGGCAGCTAGAATCCTATaatctaatatatatatataattttatcAGCTCTGGGAAATGAAGAGGCGAACGATGCCGTTGAGAGTTGCGACCAAGCCTGCTCTAGCTTCTGCAGCGTGCATGTTGGCAGCGCCACCGTGGTTGCTTAAGCAAATGCATCCAACTAGATCGTCCTTGTGCTGAATAATTGGATATCGTATCCACTTAAAGCTGCCTTGTGTAGTACGTCTTTGTGTCTCTCTTTATATTCCAATAAGGTCGGTGATCTTGATGCCACACACTCAGATGTGTGTTCATCTCCAGATACTACTCCATGCTACCTGCCCTTTGTGTTTTGTTCAATAACTGGGTATCATATCCCAACCAGTATGCCGTCTGTTTTGTGTTTGTTTCCTTCTAGTTCCAAAAG
The genomic region above belongs to Setaria italica strain Yugu1 chromosome VI, Setaria_italica_v2.0, whole genome shotgun sequence and contains:
- the LOC101772197 gene encoding thionin; protein product: MMKNMALAGNGMKKLILAVLLLCLVIGQIQVEAKSCCPSTTARNVYNTCRLTGASRPTCAKLSGCQIISGNKCKPPNDHLTLDPDTEEVNVLNFCKLGCASSVCNNINAALGNEEANDAVESCDQACSSFCSVHVGSATVVA